TCAGGGTACGGGCCTTCATTCGAGCGACTCCCGGGCGCGCCGCCAGGCAGCGCGCAGAAGGGGATGGTCCGCCTCGAGTCTCACGCCGAGGCGGATGTGATGCGGAAGGCCGAAGCTGGTGCAGTCCCGCACCCGGATGCCGGCCTGGGCCGCGGCCGTGGCGAAGGCGTGAGCCTCGGGCACCCGGCACAGGAGGAACGTGCCCCCGGAGGCGTCCACCCGGGCGCCGGCCTCGGCCAGGAGCAACTGCTGCGCGCCCCGCAGCCGGGACACCTCCGCCCTCACCGCGTCCACCTGCCCGAGACAGTCGAGCGCCACGCGGCCCGCCGCCAGCGCCGGCACCGACACGTTCCAGGGCGGAAGGGACGCCTGCACCGCGCGAAGCAGCCGTGGCTCTCCCAGCAGATAGCCGAGCCGCAGCCCCGGCAGGGCGAACACCTTGGTGAGCGAGCGCAGCACCACGACATTGCCGCCCGGGCTCATGGCGGGCACGTCCTCGAAGAGCGGCTGGTAGGCCTCGTCCACCACCACCAGCGTCTCGGGCGAGGCCTCCGCCACGGCCCGCAGCGCCTCCATCGGGAAGACGGAGAGGCAGGGATTGCTCGGCCGGCACACGAAGAGCAGTGACGGCATGTGGCGGCGGAGCATGGCGAGCAACGCCTCGAGGTTCCACGCGAAGGGCGGCCCCTCGGCGGCCAGGGAGAGCACCGTGGCACCACTGGCGCGCACCGCCTGGGCGTACTCCGTGAAGGCGGGAGTGAGCACCACCGCGCTCCGTCCCGGTCCGGCGAAGGCGCGAGCCAGCGCCCAGATGAGCTCCACCGAGCCATTGCCCACCACCACCCCATCGAGCGGCAGCCCATGCAGCCCGGCCACGCGCTCGCGCAGGGGGAGCCCGGTGGGGTGCGGGTAGCGCCGCA
Above is a window of Cystobacter fuscus DNA encoding:
- a CDS encoding pyridoxal phosphate-dependent aminotransferase — protein: MLPSPRPELWHLEPSPHGGDAAPGCVDFSTGISPLPPPEAVLEAVRAADVRRYPHPTGLPLRERVAGLHGLPLDGVVVGNGSVELIWALARAFAGPGRSAVVLTPAFTEYAQAVRASGATVLSLAAEGPPFAWNLEALLAMLRRHMPSLLFVCRPSNPCLSVFPMEALRAVAEASPETLVVVDEAYQPLFEDVPAMSPGGNVVVLRSLTKVFALPGLRLGYLLGEPRLLRAVQASLPPWNVSVPALAAGRVALDCLGQVDAVRAEVSRLRGAQQLLLAEAGARVDASGGTFLLCRVPEAHAFATAAAQAGIRVRDCTSFGLPHHIRLGVRLEADHPLLRAAWRRARESLE